ctttgtttatagcaacgttttactatgacgcagcataaggatccagtctatccatacaACCAGCATACACGGATCAGGCgaatccttcgacgatggaggtagaccttcgtgcttcgacgtacatccaaagatcgtcacgaagaacacaaagaaactaacccagaatatgatgggacagggacaagtaaataaagcatttctGGCCTCATTAAACTAGCATACTACCGCACAGCAATGGTACAGTTcggaatgcgatcgtggcgttacgTGCTCCCCGACGTGCCAGGACCCAATTCCATAATGCCTTTCATAGtggcacaaaatttgcttagcacaaaatagtattgcaaagctgaaactgattaccagccaaattttaattaaatttgaaaacttttGGCTGGCGCCCGACTAAATGTTTAAACAGTAAAGAAAatttgtaagcagtattttctgctaaacagatgaaactgatcAACGGGCCCTGTTCACAGTGAAAGATTTGTTTATctcgggtggggggggggggagtgcaTCTTGAGgtattcaaaagcgtccttgtgagaatgtattttgaaacgtaagcgtagctgcagaTCTTGAAACATAAACccagcttgactcgggattgaaagcgtaccttttgattatAGCGTACCTGGAACCTAAACATATCTTGgattgtataagcgtagctgagtagctgcgtagcttgaaaCATAACCTTTTCTTTTGGAATGTAACCATATTTTtgggaacgtaagcatatctttgTACGTATgcgtagctgggtattttggaacgtaaacgtagctgcgtatggaacgtaagcctagcttgactcgggattgaaagcataCGTTTTGATAATAGCGTATCTGGAACCTAATTGTATCTTGGATTAAGCGTAGCTGAGAAGCtctgtagcttggaacgtaaccatatctttcggaacgtaaccatattttttggaacgtaagcatatcttggaacttaagcgtagctgggtattttggaacgtaaacgtagctgcgtatggaacgttaGCGTAACTTGACTTCGGATTGAGAGCGTACCTTTTGTTactatagcgtaacttgaaggaacgtaagcaaaacttggcatgtaagcgtagctgagtagctgtgtagcttagaacgtaacCTTAatttttggaacgtaagcgtagcttgactcgggcttgaaaacgtacctgttgatattatagcgtaacttgaaggaacgttaGCGTAGCTGAGTATTTGCGTCGCTAGGAAcagaaccaaataatacctcaacaatctcaaaaataaaacgTCATTCAAAGAATTAAaacattatattttgtttacaaattaatgctttgatgaaattttgtttaatcattatttttgtttcaaccttttACAAAATTCTTATTCACCTGTCCTTTTTTACGATCGGGGCTCGATCcatttttaagctactcacacaataacactgtcaatataacaaaatgcggtattcctacgttttgacataatcaatcttttttaattacctgaaaactcctcACAAAAAGAAactaggagccatgaaacaaaacagagcattatgcgatcataagaaataacggaatcgacacgaggtgtaccgactgacaaacccacaatgacaaacatgtactttgatgtctggctcccaacccctcccaagctaacggcgagacccgcacgcttggagttcatagcgcctggaaTTATAcctgcagcccccccccccccccacgagacacggcatgtgcggtacgctatatgccccgaggcttacgttctgATTGCTCCAAGCCGTGGGGCCATattataacaagcttccgttacacggactctttgaatgcgaatcttacatTATAtgtttcaccattatttacattttgtagcgataatttgaatacatgatctttttcgtaaATTAttcgttaatttttttgtaaaaaaaagatttaagtttggttaagtaagtaaaactagcccggaaggtcacgtgattgtttgtaccacttttgggttagaacaatcacgcgacctgcgtttttgtcttatgCTCAAAAaaggctaaatttgatgattttgttttaggactgttcttcttaattcctggaagaccgttgaagtcttatcttagtctattttgtagcccaaatagcccaattcggccagtgtgtccctttaatccaACTTAATGGCTATTTATGCAAAAAAACGTTCAGTACCATGAGCGTTTACTAACAGTGGGTTCAAGGAAAATGAACATCAACATTTTGTTACATCAAGTTAAAGGCATCTGTTTGAAGTCTAGTTTTTTTTGCTTTAGAAGTGAAGTTCTTTAGATTTCTCTTGTACGTTTTAAGAATGTTAAGACTCTCTTTAAAATCTTTTCTGGCAActatccacaagtggggctcttggggctggcccgaggtgcactgacgttaccacgggaaggctcacgtggtgacgtgtcttaATGTTTTTCCTGGTTCgaagacgaacgtggggtaattgggtgccaacgttcgtcctggaaaaaaaatagaatacgcaacatcggggtcgacccagggaagctaaacgaacgcacccatagtcgGTAGTGCGATGGTCGAGCGATGGAAAtttatagtcatcgctgaggcCTATAAAAGCAGTGTCTTTTTGGATCGCGTGTCAAGATTTCTATCGCCCGACCAACGCGCGACCGACTGTAAACCGGCCGTAATACCGATTTTTGTCCACCTAGTACAGTgcggtttattttattttgtttatgactTACTTATTATGTattcaattaattttttattacaattatttgttattagcaATGGAGATGGTACGAAAGACTACGTTGGCCTCGGGTATCACACTCTTAGTGAACACGATGGTCCGAACCAGCAGTTTATCAAGGGTACTTGGGTACTACACGAGAAATGGGGCAAAGGTTCTGTAGCAATGGATAACGACATCGGCTTGATTCATCTTGAAACACCCGCCATAACTAACAGCCATGTGAAATACATCAGCATCGCTTCCAGTGAGCCCAAGCAGGGATTGGAACTGCTTGTTAGCGGATGGGGAAACCGTGACCgtaagtttttgagagagtTTTGCCATTGTTatctttgaataataataataataataataataataataataataataataataataataataataataataataataataataataataataataataataataataataataataataataataataataataataataataataataataataataataataataataataataataataataataataataataataataataataataataataataataataataataataataataataataataataataataataataataataataataataataataataataataataataataataataataataataataataataataataataataataatattaataataataataataataataataataataataataataataccaaaaataaaaataaaaataaaaataaaaataataataataataataataataataataataataataataataataataataataataataataataataataataataataataataataataataataataataataataataataataataataataataataataataataataataataataataataataataataataataataataataataataataataataataataataataataataataataataataataataataataataataataataataataataataataataataataataataataataataataataataataataataataataataataataataataacttaacGTGGGCTTAACGTCCCactcgaaggacgaagcaatggttaagtgtcttgcttaaggaaacaagtgtcacggctggggattcgaacccacactctgctgatcaggaacaccagagtttgaatttggtgctcttaaccgctcggccacgacactgccACGACACTTGCCGGGTTAGAATGCTCGTAGATGATTGCGTCATCTACCGAGAGATGTTCTTGAAGAACACGTACGTACTTCTTGGTAAATCTTCATCGTATTAGGTTCAGTGCTGGAAGTGTACCAGATGCCTACGCTGCTGTGACGTTTGACCTATCAACAAAACTAGACACTTCATATCAATTGGAATATATTTGTgtctttctttttcctttttttttttgaatattGTAGCGAGCACCTGGGATCCTCCAGATGAACTGCATGAGGTGGTTGTATACGCCAACAGTCATCAGGAGTGCATGGGCGCTTACGGCTCCATCAGTCTAAATATGTTCTGCGCTAGTATTGCAGGAGGAGGAAAAGATGCTTGCCAGGTAAAACAAATAGTTCAGTACCACTCGATGCCATTATTAAATTGTTAGTATATATTAGCCGATCACTAACTACAACATTATTACACTTTGGTTCTGTAAGTGACCTAATTTCAGTATGATaactatttgtttgtgtttgtgtaatGCATTTTGTTGAGCCTTGTTTAGAAACGCATGAAGACACTTCATATGTATTTTTACtttacctcatacatattcatgacagaAATTCGActtctcattggtccattcatcatcacgtgccaggtgttaattttgcGAACTACCAAGCGCGCACGTGAATATTCACGCAAgtggtaaatgcgcatgacaagtaatagttccccgggagctattctacttgtcatgcgcactaCCATTGCGCGACGTCATCCCCGGGCTGACAACTATTACTTTATAAGATTGGGCCTTATATATTTACACAGGGTGACAGCGGTGGACCAATCGTCAGTAACTTCGCACCCAACTCCCATCAGGAAGGTGTGCTGCTGGACGGTATTGTGAGTTGGGGCTACGGCTGCGCAGAGGCCGCGCATCCTGGAGTATACACAAAGATATCAAACTATTGTGACTGGATTCAGCAGAAAACCAATGGCGAAGTCAAATGTGCATAAAACTTAGCTCACATTTATCGACTGATTATTTCTGGTGAATTATGTTTTAAGCTTTAAAACCTCCTGGGCACAATTTATCCGCATCCCGGGTCCCATAAATTGTGCCCTTTCTTGCTTTTAGAATGATGCAGAAAGTGGTTATAAATAATGGGACCTTTAACTCGGATCCTgagtcagtttgacccatttcgTTTTAAAACAGATTCCGTGTCAAACTTTCCAAGAAACGGGTCAGGCACCACGGGACTTAGATCAGTTTTAAGATGGGAGCTTTTAGTTTAGAGTGTTACTGGATTTTGATCGagtttattaaaacaataataacagggAGACCGAATGTTGTGGAAGATGTTTAATtaacaatcacaatcacaatcacaatcacagaaaGTCGTTTGGGAAAACGGCAGGCGATTGCAGATAACTGTACATTTAGGGAAGTCAAGAAAAGTTGCATGATTTCTGCAATATGAAACCAAAAAAGCAGTATTTTAGgcaaacaacacaaaataagTTTCATACTTTGAACAATGTGATGAACgagtacaaataaaataaaaaattgattttcTACAACCAGAAAAGATTAACGAGCTaacaaacaagacaaacaaCACCAGCTGTGTAGTCTGCCACGTGCAGCCTCCCGAAATTAAATGTTACTCAACCACAAGTCAATTATCCACGTCTCCCTAATAAGTAACTTTTGAATTAAGCTGACATAGCCTACTTAGGTATTCTGAACAATAAAACCAGATGACGTGTGCAATAAAAATAACTGTTGTGTTACCgtgtttgaatttttatttgattgatattgttttcaaaaGTTTATATTCATGATAATAAAGGCAATAATGATaatgtggcttcttatatagcgtacATGTCCGTCacacagtgacgctcctggGGCTGTATACGTACATTATTTTCTGacagatgtgggactacatttttgaattatgagacttaATTCTGATAGCACAATGTAACtctttacaagatgctgtggcgcattttgctgccgatcggaccaggaacactggggcgaaccccttctcgtgtcgataagtgcactgttttgtttacatgcgttacatcacacatgggaccaacgacttaacgccccatccgaaggacgaagcaatggtttagtgtcttgcttaaggacacaagtgtcacggctggggatttgaacccacacattGTATGGTGTTAAGATCATTTGGGCGACTGTCGTTAAAGACGAACCAGTGATAGACATTCGTTGGGCGAAGCCTTCACAATAGATGATTTAATGCCCTCTAAATAACTACTCAGATTGTTGTTCATGAAAACTGCACAGTTTGCTGCCCTCGAATGGCAGTCTTCCTCGGCATAGGAATCAACAATTGGTGTTGAAATAacgccggtgtggcggtttcaactttccgctgtgttcagttttccgaatgaccaaatacggtagcattacgtcatgcgatgcctgcgcacagcaagcgaaagtagtccatttttagagCCGTATTGAGTCGTCCGTTACCCTCCgatagctgtcatggcggcgtccacgagccgagtacaactagcggcaaacgcgtggatcgtatgagttgttttttatgtaagcggagtgtgacctgcctaaagttgtacccatgaatacatgtaaagatggggcaagagattatgtgactatacacagaaaagaatcgtaataataaacaatttggggtcactgctgagagaactacagtactcgccagggtactcgcggcggtatctgacaggtcacccggaaaactgaacacgccggaaagctaaaaccgttcgaacaacgtgatgatatgtccgactacgtcacccggaaaactgaacacggcggaagactgaaaccgccacaccgggcaCAAACATTTGGAAGGAAGTTGGTTGTTACTCCGAAAAAGACCATAACAACATTATAGAGGACCAGATTTAGACTATTGAGTCACACtaattgcaaaagtttgttttattgctgattcttgtttattgggtggttattgatgacatatccaaaatcggacaagagtttcaagccagaagtgacctaatttgcatatttaaattaggtGGTAATTAGCAATCTTTAAAGTCAATTATCTCTAAAACTACTCATTTTATGGACAAGGTTTGTGTTAGAGGTGAACAGAAACTTGACCCAGAGATtctaaaaaacatatttgtttaCTCGATTGACCCTTTCCAAATAACTTGTCAAAGGTCAAGGGGTCAAACATGCGTTTAATTGGTTTTCTCCACTCAGGCATTGCATCAGGTGTGTCTATCGTCTATGAACTGTGGCTGCTTTCTTCAACGTTTGCCATGGACACAGGGACAACAGTACCGACGGAGAGCTATAACATACATCGATCAGCATAATGAAACTATATCAGGCCACCCCTATTGCAGTTTTTAAGAACACCTAAAAGAAACCGCAATGACGTAGTCAATCTTCAGCCAAGTCAGAATAAACCTTGATTTGCGGCCACTCAACAAGGTTGCAAAAGTCTCAAAGTGTCACACAATCAAATAACTACACACAACATTTGATGGTTCAAGAACCCACTTCTACACCGGGTTAACTTGCAGACCTAAGTGTGcaatgacaaaaaacaaagcaaacctgatgattggggggggggggtgagatcTGCTACCAGAGAAAAGGACAACAATCCAGCTCTGGTCGATTTTTGAAACACATGAAGTTGACATCTTAATaacaataagacttgtaatgcgcatgtatccaccctgctgggtgttcaaggcaaagtaaaaatatatttaaaaaaacacctttacctTTGACCTTGCTGGTTAGAGAGGTCATTTGAGTGAATGTTATGTCATTGAATTTCATTGATGGAGGTCAATTGGTACATGGGGATTCATTGAACCCGAAGAATTcattcatggtatttattacaCTGTCATGATATGCCATGTAAATGCACTTGAGTGTAGAAAACTGTGTTTAaccccttgacctttgacctagttaTTTGGGAAGGGTCAATCGAgtctaaaaatatgtttttcagACTATCAAGATCAGGTTTCTATTCACCTCTAACACAAACCTTGTCCATAAAATGAACAGTTTTAGAGATAACTGACCTTAAAGATTGCTAATTACCacctaatttaaatatgcaaattaggtcacCTCTGGCTTGAAACTCTTGTCCGATTTCGGATATGTCACCATCAACCAACCAATAAACAAgattcaacaataaaacaaactttcgCAATTTGTGTGactcaacatgaaaaaaatgtcGGATTAGAAGATATGAATTGATGTATAGGTAACCTGAAAGTAATGCATTTGACAAACCTTAGGTTTCCCGATAAGGACAATGTTCTTCATGCTAAGATTTGAAAAAGCTGCAATAAGAAAGACAATTTATCTCCTTGCATTCCCCTAGAACAAAATGCCTGGAAATACGATCCACTTGTTAGTCCACAGGGCGCTGTACAATGTGAAGACGTCATCATACGGCATTGAATGTTGCACAAGAAAGGATATTCAACAGACCATTATACGAATAGAGGCGGGAGGAACCCATTGACTTGGCTATTCTATTATTTTATCTTAAATGtctcccctgtctttatccgcaaaaATAACGACAGGTTCCTGCTgccagatccagtgattccattgggtaCAGTGACATGAAAATTCCatatgcccaaacagtacactgctgtcacgataataatactactaatagtaataagacttgtaacgaatgaggtcaaaggtgaaagtacATGGAGGCAGCTGGCGTAATTCACATGTTAATATTAAAGAGTGGAACCGCAGGCATCATGTCCATCATGGACAATGGGATCTTTAAAGGAGCAACTACACCCCACCTcaaaagcaacttaaaactgtGACACAAACAAAAGTAACAGAAACCTAATTAAGAATGTGCAAGAGGACGAACACGATATTGAGAGTGCCCCCACGCGGTAAAATATACGTCGGATTGACAGATTGCGCACTGACAAATCTATAAAACatgtagcctgaacgtctgacgtcgttcttcgaggctcgtgactAACGCCAGAGACTGGCAAAAAAACCGGCGTgaggtttgacctttgacctctcataGAGATACGcacaaattctacaccaacattaccAAACAAGTACCGTATCCACCAAGCATTTACTGTATGCATACCACCACACAAGGGGACACACACGTGcggacgaccgaaagtaagctttccatatctgtattttgattggccaaccgaggtgacctcagacaatcaaaacaaacacatgtacggtagcttttagtcaatgcatttatccaatggtatcattatacccaatggaatcactggatatTAATAGCTgttacctgtctttatccgtaaAGACAGTGGCCTAGTCTATAAAACatgcaaattaaaattgtacaacgccctcttgtggttaaTTGTTTCCCTCTAGGCCGACACGAGTGCATCCGACGTTGTAATTTATAGGCATTTCCTGTCACAAATTATTATGATTTCAACCTtatccgacgtgttccagtcagtaTACAGGTATAATTCTTGGGGCAGAATATGAGCCAGTCAGTGTGAGCCACGAAAGCAATCGAAAATGGTAAGCTAACAGCACCGCAAGTAACTTTTACACTTGAGTGATGTCATCGACACTGTTGATTACATCATCCTTCTGTCTCGGCTCCAGAATTACCTTGGCATGCATGATACTGCCCTGGCATGGTGCAAATCTTTGCTCTTCAATAGAAGTCAGCGTTTGTATATCGGCACTGCGATGTTGTCCTGAATTACTCTGTGGCAGGGGGCCATTGCTGgacccgcagtggtttacgatACACTTTACTCATAAGtgacatcatcttcaaactaAATCATCATGTGTACGGAGACGATTTTACTCATACATCAAGCTTAAATCTTCTTAACAAAACACAGATGACCCATTTTCAAGTCATGAAAAAATGCACCCGAGAGAAGTCTAAAAGAAACTACTTCTTATTTGAGAATTTTTGCAATTTAAGAATGTTGTCACTGACTGGGTTTTCATTCACCAGTAAATTTTGTAGCAAATTGCGTGAATTCTGTGTGCTACATCACATGCTTCTTTCAACGTGTATAAAAGGTGTCGCACTGTAGGTCACAAAAGAAAACGACGAAATCGTCGGCTTGACACAATGCTATAAAACAGGTAAGACTTAAgccaggtgtggcggtttcaactttccgccgtgttcagtttttcgaatgaccaaatacggtaacattacgtcatgcgatgcctgcgcacagcaagcgaaactagtccatttttagtgccgtattgagtcatccagTAGTCTctggtagctgtcatggcggcatcaacgagtacaacgagcggcgaacgcgtggatcgtatgagagaaTTTGGTGTGAAGACAAAGCAAATTATCATTTATTTAACCAGTGGTACATATACCGAACGAGCGTCAGAGAagcagaaaaatgtttttattgttctggtttagtttattaaatttatttattaccattttttgttttataaactacagtactcgccaggtactcgcggcggtatttttgtctggctacgtcacccggaaaaatTGAACACGCCgtaaagctaaaaccgttcgaacaacgtgttgaaatgtccgactacgtcacccggaaaactgaacacggcggaagacagaaaccgccacaccggtttATATATTCTGCAAACTCGAAAGCGATACGAACGTTGATTTCACAATAAATCTTAACAGTTGAACAGTGTTCACCTCTTACAAAGCATTCactcagaaaacaaacaatctgacattactacattacttcagagggagttgtttcccacaacgTGTTATACTGTTAACAACTCTGCTATGCTCGTTACaaggtcagtttttaagttatatttatattgagtaattaccaaacgtgtacctcaaACGTGCGTCAAAGAAGTCCAGTCTTTATGAAGTAATCATCTCTGCAaatacttgttttgtttatctttttattTCGAAGGAATGGTGATGTATAACAAGTTTAACGAAAACGGTATACGAAAATCTTCATCATGCATTAATTCTAAAGTGATATTGTCCTTCACATTTGAACTGCCACATTGCTTTCcaatggggatttttttttctttttcaaatcgATAACAAAAACGGaaaattcaagaaaaacaaagaGACATTTTGTTTGAGGATGTCAATTCTAATTTACGGAGACAGTTGCCAGTCGGTAAGAGCAAACACTTTGTACATTGACTTTCAATAGTAAGTGGGTCAGGACCTAGGGTACACTCGTTGGGCGGACCTCGGGCTTTCTTGAAGTCGTTTGCAACAAAGATTTTCAAAAGATATagagcaagtttaaaaaaatgcttaacaGAAAAGCAAGTCAACCATTTTCATCTTCATTAAGTATTTTGGTTTATTAATGCATAATTATTATTCAGGTAAAACGTAATTCGTCACTGTCGGTTAAACAGAACCATAAGTAAATTTGATTAATCATACGTACGTCTAATTGTTAAACTACcgaactctgtaatgttccgtCGGTTGACTATAGTTGACTTTGCGAAAACAGACGAAGTAGACAAGAATGTAATTTTATGAGAAATGTTATAATATGCATGAATTACTTTTGTTTTGCTAAATTAATGTGTTTTGGaagtaaaatatatatatatatttttttaaggactCACTCAAATGAAAATGACATAAAACCCTTACTGTGTTTTGGATCAGCTTGTGTGTGTTTTATAATGACTCACAAATTGATATCATGATCTTCAAAATGTTAGTAGCGGCTACTGAAACGCAATTCAAACGCAACTGAAACGCAATTGAAACGTTAATCGATGGACAGTAGTTGGAAATCTTCGTTTAGACTCCATGTGTTGCTGTTGCACAACCGGTaccgattttgggtcaaaaagtgaaataaatgcaaaaaatataattgttcaatgatttctttcaacacaacacccctccagctttgAAATGGTTAAGCCCTTAGTGGGGTTTCAAATCATAGCATCTTGTGGCCGAGGCTAGTTGCCCTTTAGACCTGGTCCGGGAGACCATTCGGTTGGACTATAatcaatagacgatgtgaccgttgtttacatttaaaccgccctctgttgacaaaacactatatacgtcatgtttcgccgggcactgagttgcgtagtcgtagtaagattgcgtacactttctagctggctgccaaaataCAAAGGTTTTgtccggcggtatgcgcgcgaatcatgttatggttttcgtgtgacgtcagaggtcacatcgtctattgctTTCCAACAATAGTTTTTCAAAAGAGACGAATTCCATTGATTAGATATCTTGGTTTCCTTAAAACATCAATGGTATCTTTTAGGAAAAAATATTGTATCTGCACCTGTtcttagataaaaaaaaaaccacaatgttGTCAACAAACACAGATAACATACTTATTTCGTCTGTAAAAACGTTAATATTTCGATAAGCTTGACCAAATTCATAATCAAACCACatgatagccttgctcaaggcagtcgcattattcgctccgaaaagacgccactgtaaacccacccgtataccctgttcgtggtgcgtgcgatcacaccgcatgacccacccgtatacacactgtcacatcgtacgactactgtgcacacaagtcatccgcactcttACCACTAATTTTACACGAAAGTGTGAAAATACTCCGCATATGAAATTTATCATTTATTACCCCGCTACGCGTTTCAACGAATTTGGACAGATTGGTGTGATTCCAGCAACAGCTAGCTtcagtaggatttaaaactttgcatgatggaaatacGATTATGTAGTTGCTGTATGTTGTTTGTTATTCATATCATAGTGCTCATCCATACAGCCACGTGCGTACACATTCTCCTACAACGTTCACAAACTATTTACCACCTTTAGCCATAGTGTGGTTTTTGTCAGGTTCTGTGTCATTAATCGAGGCATTGTCCCATTTATTAGTGTGGTTGGTGGTTTCAACATGGTCAGTGATGGCTGACTTGTGTTGCTCGGTAATAGAGGAAGAGCGACTTGACCGGGTGTAGGGTCGATTTTCAAACTTAAGGACAATTAGTCCCAACCATGTTTACAACGCCCCTTTTTAAACGTACCTCTAGTAATGTAGGTAACATCTACATACATTTTGGATTCGTTGAAACGAATCTATTAATTCGAGGTCTTTAGCAATCCAGATGTTTCACCCAAACACCTGAATCTAAGAAGAACAACAACACCTTTACC
The DNA window shown above is from Asterias amurensis chromosome 18, ASM3211899v1 and carries:
- the LOC139950630 gene encoding trypsin-2-like produces the protein MIDHLATVIMKGLLLALAVLIPSCLGSLIVGGHESVAHSRPYQVAIMDRYKYQFCGGTLVHPEWVVSAAHCSNGDGTKDYVGLGYHTLSEHDGPNQQFIKGTWVLHEKWGKGSVAMDNDIGLIHLETPAITNSHVKYISIASSEPKQGLELLVSGWGNRDPSTWDPPDELHEVVVYANSHQECMGAYGSISLNMFCASIAGGGKDACQGDSGGPIVSNFAPNSHQEGVLLDGIVSWGYGCAEAAHPGVYTKISNYCDWIQQKTNGEVKCA